Proteins encoded within one genomic window of Brassica rapa cultivar Chiifu-401-42 chromosome A09, CAAS_Brap_v3.01, whole genome shotgun sequence:
- the LOC103837841 gene encoding purple acid phosphatase 5 isoform X1 codes for MGYRLALVCSAIVLLSISGLSHAGVTSSYTRVAEPSEEMPLETFPPPAGLNAPEQVLSNLSILNQLLLKKILKKKNQLLLLLLIDLRKLFLLSQVHITQGDHNGRGMIISWVTPINDDGSNFVKYWIADSDESTKESAEASTSSYTYYDYTSGFLHHATIKGLEYDTKYFYELGTGRSSRRFSFTTPPKAGPDVPYTFGVIGDLGQTYASNQTLYHYMSNPKGQAVLFVGDLSYADDHPNHDQRKWDSYGRFVEPSAAYQPWIWAAGNHEIDFAQSIGETQAFKPYKNRYHVPYRASKSTSPLWYSIKRASAYIIVLSSYSAFDKYTPQNSWLESELKKVNREETPWLIVLVHSPWYNSNGYHYMEGESMRVTFEPWFVENKVDIVFAGHVHAYERSERVSNIKYNITDGLSSPVKNPSAPIYITIGDGGNIEGIANEYTYPQPSYSAYREASFGHALLEIKNRTHALYTWHRNQDDEPVIADSLWVKNRHFLPEEEETLSGDSSA; via the exons ATGGGATATCGTTTAGCACTCGTTTGCTCAGCTATCGTGTTGCTAAGCATCTCCGGCTTAAGCCATGCCGGAGTCACCAGTAGCTACACCAGAGTAGCTGAACCTTCTGAAGAGATGCCACTTGAAACCTTCCCTCCTCCTGCCGGCTTAAACGCTCCAGAACAAGTACTTTCAAATTTATCTATATTGAATCAACTTctactaaaaaaaattttaaaaaaaaagaatcaactTCTACTTTTATTACTTATAGACTTACGAAAACTCTTTCTCCTTTCTCAGGTTCATATAACGCAGGGAGATCACAACGGTCGAGGTATGATAATCTCGTGGGTGACGCCAATAAACGATGATGGTTCTAACTTCGTTAAATACTGGATCGCGGATAGTGATGAGAGTACAAAGGAGAGCGCTGAAGCATCAACGTCGTCCTACACATACTACGATTACACCTCTGGTTTTCTTCATCACGCCACTATTAAAGGGCTTgag TATGATACTAAGTATTTCTACGAGCTCGGAACCGGTCGTTCCAGTAGACGTTTCTCTTTCACAACTCCTCCAAAAGCCGGTCCTGATGTTCCCTATACATTTGGCGTCATTG gtGATCTAGGGCAAACCTATGCCTCTAACCAGACATTGTATCATTACATGTCGAACCCTAAAGGCCAAGCTGTTCTTTTTGTTGGAGATTTGTCGTACGCGGATGACCACCCGAACCACGACCAAAGAAAATGGGATTCTTATGGCCGATTTGTGGAACCAAGTGCTGCGTATCAGCCTTGGATATGGGCTGCAGGGAACCACGAAATTGATTTTGCACAATCAATA GGCGAGACTCAGGCTTTCAAGCCGTACAAAAACCGTTACCACGTTCCCTATAGAGCCTCGAAGAGCACTTCTCCACTTTGGTACTCAATAAAACGAGCCTCAGCATACATCATCGTACTCTCCTCTTACTCAGCTTTTG ACAAGTATACACCACAAAACTCGTGGCTCGAGAGTGAGCTCAAGAAAGTAAACAGagaagaaactccttggttgatTGTTCTTGTTCACTCGCCATGGTACAACAGCAATGGTTATCACTATATGGAAGGTGAAAGCATGAGAGTCACGTTCGAGCCATGGTTCGTCGAAAACAAGGTCGATATTGTCTTTGCCGGTCATGTTCATGCGTACGAGCGATCAGAGCGTGTCTCCAATATCAAGTACAATATCACTGATGGTTTGAGTTCTCCAGTTAAAAATCCATCTGCTCCTATTTATATCACCATTGGGGATGGAGGCAACATAGAAGGAATCGCTAACGA ATACACGTACCCGCAACCGAGTTACTCGGCTTATAGGGAAGCTAGTTTCGGACACGCTCTCCTAGAGATAAAGAACAGGACACACGCTCTTTACACTTGGCATAGGAACCAAGATGACGAGCCAGTTATAGCCGACTCTCTGTGGGTGAAGAATAGACACTTCTtgccggaggaggaggagacacTTTCCGGCGACTCGAGTGCCTGa
- the LOC103837841 gene encoding purple acid phosphatase 5 isoform X2, which translates to MGYRLALVCSAIVLLSISGLSHAGVTSSYTRVAEPSEEMPLETFPPPAGLNAPEQVHITQGDHNGRGMIISWVTPINDDGSNFVKYWIADSDESTKESAEASTSSYTYYDYTSGFLHHATIKGLEYDTKYFYELGTGRSSRRFSFTTPPKAGPDVPYTFGVIGDLGQTYASNQTLYHYMSNPKGQAVLFVGDLSYADDHPNHDQRKWDSYGRFVEPSAAYQPWIWAAGNHEIDFAQSIGETQAFKPYKNRYHVPYRASKSTSPLWYSIKRASAYIIVLSSYSAFDKYTPQNSWLESELKKVNREETPWLIVLVHSPWYNSNGYHYMEGESMRVTFEPWFVENKVDIVFAGHVHAYERSERVSNIKYNITDGLSSPVKNPSAPIYITIGDGGNIEGIANEYTYPQPSYSAYREASFGHALLEIKNRTHALYTWHRNQDDEPVIADSLWVKNRHFLPEEEETLSGDSSA; encoded by the exons ATGGGATATCGTTTAGCACTCGTTTGCTCAGCTATCGTGTTGCTAAGCATCTCCGGCTTAAGCCATGCCGGAGTCACCAGTAGCTACACCAGAGTAGCTGAACCTTCTGAAGAGATGCCACTTGAAACCTTCCCTCCTCCTGCCGGCTTAAACGCTCCAGAACAA GTTCATATAACGCAGGGAGATCACAACGGTCGAGGTATGATAATCTCGTGGGTGACGCCAATAAACGATGATGGTTCTAACTTCGTTAAATACTGGATCGCGGATAGTGATGAGAGTACAAAGGAGAGCGCTGAAGCATCAACGTCGTCCTACACATACTACGATTACACCTCTGGTTTTCTTCATCACGCCACTATTAAAGGGCTTgag TATGATACTAAGTATTTCTACGAGCTCGGAACCGGTCGTTCCAGTAGACGTTTCTCTTTCACAACTCCTCCAAAAGCCGGTCCTGATGTTCCCTATACATTTGGCGTCATTG gtGATCTAGGGCAAACCTATGCCTCTAACCAGACATTGTATCATTACATGTCGAACCCTAAAGGCCAAGCTGTTCTTTTTGTTGGAGATTTGTCGTACGCGGATGACCACCCGAACCACGACCAAAGAAAATGGGATTCTTATGGCCGATTTGTGGAACCAAGTGCTGCGTATCAGCCTTGGATATGGGCTGCAGGGAACCACGAAATTGATTTTGCACAATCAATA GGCGAGACTCAGGCTTTCAAGCCGTACAAAAACCGTTACCACGTTCCCTATAGAGCCTCGAAGAGCACTTCTCCACTTTGGTACTCAATAAAACGAGCCTCAGCATACATCATCGTACTCTCCTCTTACTCAGCTTTTG ACAAGTATACACCACAAAACTCGTGGCTCGAGAGTGAGCTCAAGAAAGTAAACAGagaagaaactccttggttgatTGTTCTTGTTCACTCGCCATGGTACAACAGCAATGGTTATCACTATATGGAAGGTGAAAGCATGAGAGTCACGTTCGAGCCATGGTTCGTCGAAAACAAGGTCGATATTGTCTTTGCCGGTCATGTTCATGCGTACGAGCGATCAGAGCGTGTCTCCAATATCAAGTACAATATCACTGATGGTTTGAGTTCTCCAGTTAAAAATCCATCTGCTCCTATTTATATCACCATTGGGGATGGAGGCAACATAGAAGGAATCGCTAACGA ATACACGTACCCGCAACCGAGTTACTCGGCTTATAGGGAAGCTAGTTTCGGACACGCTCTCCTAGAGATAAAGAACAGGACACACGCTCTTTACACTTGGCATAGGAACCAAGATGACGAGCCAGTTATAGCCGACTCTCTGTGGGTGAAGAATAGACACTTCTtgccggaggaggaggagacacTTTCCGGCGACTCGAGTGCCTGa